GTCCCGGGACGCGTGCCTCGTCACCCGAAACCCGGTTGTTCACCCCCAAACCCAGAACACGGAACTCCAAACGCGCCTGGCTGTTCACCCCCAAACCCACCCGCCCCGAAACCCATGCCCCTCTTTCGTAAGCTCACGACTGCTGCGCTCGTCGCCCTTCTGCCCGTTGCCGCCCAAGCCCAGCTCCGTCCCAGCATCGACGTCGAAACGTTCGTGCAGTGGCCGAACATCAACGAGCGCTATATCAACCCCGGCATGCTGCACGCCGGTCTGGGCATCACCACACCGCTCGTCCGGGGAGAGTCCCTCTCCTGGGTGGCCAGTCTCCGGGTGATGGGAATGGTTTCTGGAAGTGGCGAGAATGCCGACTGTCTCGTGCTTCCTGGAAAGACCGGCTGCTGGGGCCACATGGACGTCACCCCGCGCGGAGCGTTGCTGACGGGCGGTGCCTATCGAAACGGCCCGGTGGTTCTGCAGGCGCAGGGCGGCGTCGCGCGGTTCGAGCGTGAATGGGGCGGAGCCAAGAACGCGCCGCAGGCGCGGGTCGATGCGGCGTTCATGTTTCATCGTCACATCGGGCTGACCTTGTCGGCCACGAGAGCCTGGCTTGGCGATCACCTGGATCAATCGCTGCAGATGTCGTCGGCAGGCCTGGGGCTTCGCTGGACTCCGTGAGGGGCGGCCAGGGCCGCCGTTCCGGGTTCCGAGGAGCCGGGTTTGGAGATGAACAACCGGGTTTCGGGTCGCGCGGCCAGTGACCCGTGACCCGGCTGTTCACCCCTAAACCCTGAACACAGAACCCACTACTCCTTCTTCGGAAACACCAACGACAGCACCACGCTCCCCAGCAGCACCACGGCCACCACGCCGAGCGACAGGCCGATGCCAAGCGGTCGGATCTCCGACAGCAGCATCTTCACCCCGACGAACGACAGCACCACGGCGAGCCCGTACTTGAGCAGGTGGAACTTCGTGATCACGTTGGCGAGCACGAAGTACATCGATCGCAGGCCGAGAATGGCGAACACGTTGGACGTGTACACGAGGAACGGATTCCGCGTCACGCCGAAGATGGCCGGAATGGAATCCACGGCGAACACGATGTCCGTGGTCTCCACCAGCACCAGCACCACGAACAGCGGCGTGGCCACCAGCCGCGCCGCGCCGCCCGGCTTGATCGGCTCGCGCACGAAAAAATGCTCACCGTGAAAACGCGTGGTGATCGGAATCACCCGCCGCACGAACCGGATCACCGGATTGGCTTCCGGTGAGATCTCCTCGTTGCTCCCCATGGCCATCCGGATGCCGGTGATCACGAGGAAGACGCCGAAGATGTAGATCACCCAATGGAACTGGGCGATCAGCACGGCGCCCGCGCCGATCATGGCGCCGCGCATCAGGAGCGCCCCCAGAATGCCCCAGAACAACACCCGATGCTGCAATTCGGGTGGAATCCGGAAGTAGCCGAAGACCAGGATGAACACGAACAGGTTGTCCACCGACAGGGCCTGTTCCACCAGATAGCCGGCGTAGAACTCCAGCATCGACTGGCGCCCCATCTCGTGGCCGATCCAGAGCCCGAACCCGATCGCCAGCGAGATCCAGACCACGCTCCAGCCGAGCGCCTCCTTCACCGACACCGCATGCGCCTTGCGGTTGAACACCCCGAGATCGAGTGCCAGGAGCACCAGCACCAGGGCGTTGAAGCCTATCCACCACGACGTTGTCGGCATGCCTGCGGGAAGGAAGGTGACAAGTCCGCCTCCGTTTGCCTTCGGGAGTCGAACGGCGTATCTTACTTGGCGTGAAATTTGCTGCAACTCCGCCCCGATCCATGGGCGCGCCCCGTCGTTTTCACGACCGGACGCGCCTCGGCTTGCGACTCCGTCAATGCGTGTCCCAATGCCTGTCCTCGCGGTGATTCCGGCGCGCCTGGGCGCGACCAGACTGCCCCGCAAGCCGCTGCGCCTCCTGGGAGGCGAGCCGATCGTGGTCCGGGTCTACCAGCGCGTCGTGCACCTCGGCGTGGCCGACCACTGCGTCGTCGCCACCGACCACCCCGAAGTCCATGAGGCCTGCACGCGCCGCGGGATTCCGGTGGTGATGACCCGTGACGATCACCCCAGCGGCACCGACCGGGTCGCCGAAGTCGCGACCCGTCCGGAATTTTCCAGTTTCGACGTGCTCCTCAATGTGCAAGGTGACGAGCCATTTGTCTCCGGGGAGGCCCTCGCCGGCGCGGTGCAGGTGGTCACCTCCGGGCTGGCCCCCATCGGCACCGCCGCGGTTCCCATCCCCCTCGAGGCGCAGGCTCGCCCCGACGTGGTGAAGGTGGTCTGCGCCGACGATCGTCGCGCTCTCTATTTTTCACGGGCGCCGATCCCCTGGCTCCGGGACCCCTCGGAGATGGCGATCCTGGCGCCCCTCGTCCGTCAGCATGTGGGGGTCTACGCCTACGCGCGGTATGCGCTGCAGCAGTGGGTGACCTGGCCTCCGCATGCCCTCGAGCTCATCGAACGGCTCGAGCAACTCCGTCCGCTCGCCCATGGGCTCCCGATCGGTGTGGTCACCGTTCAGGCCACCGAGGGCGGCATCGATACCGAGGACGACCTCGTGCGTGCCAACACGCACTGGGACGTCCTGCATGCTGCACCGGCTGTCCCTGCGAACACTCCGTCGGCTCATCGCACCGCATGATGCGGATCTGATGCGTCGACGTTCACGTTTTTCCGCGAGAACCCCCTGATGTCCACCACCCTCACCCCATCGGGTCAGGCCACTGCACCGAAGTACATCTTCGTGACCGGCGGCGTCGTCTCGTCTCTGGGCAAGGGGATCGCCGCCGCCTCGCTGGGTCGTCTGCTCGTCGAACGCGGCTTCCGCGTGACCATGATGAAGCTCGACCCGTACCTCAATGTCGACCCCGGCACCATGTCGCCGTTCCAGCACGGCGAGGTGTTCGTCACCGACGACGGCGCGGAAACCGACCTCGATCTCGGACACTACGAACGGTTTCTCGACCGTCCGCTGTCGCAGGCCAACAACATCACCACGGGACGCATCTACTCGAACGTGATCACCAAGGAACGCCGCGGCGAATACCTCGGCTCCACGGTGCAAGTCATTCCGCACATCACCGACGAGATCAAGAACGCCGTCAAGCGCATCGCGCCCGGCAACGATGTGGTGCTCGTGGAGATCGGAGGCACGGTGGGCGATATCGAATCGCTGCCGTTCCTCGAAGCCATCCGCCAGTTCCGTCGCGAAGTGGGCAAGGAGAACGCCCTCTTCGTGCATCTCACGCTGGTGCCGTACATCGCGGCCGCCGGTGAAGTGAAGACGAAGCCCACGCAGCACTCCGTGCGCGAGCTGATGGAAATCGGTATCCAGCCCGACTTCCTCATCTGCCGCAGCGAGAAGCCGCTGCAGGACGACGTCAAACGCAAGATCGGACTGTTCTGCAACGTCGACTTTGGCGCCGTCATCGAAAGCCCCGACGTACCCACCATCTACGAAATCCCGCTGGCTTTCGAACAGCAGGGATTTGCCGAACGGGTGATGGAGCGGCTCCGGCTCACCGCGCCCACGCCGGATCTCTCGGCGTGGCGCAGCATGGTGCAACGCGTGATCCATCCGCGCGAGCGCGTACGCATCTGCGTGGTGGGCAAGTACACCGACTACATCGACAGCTACAAGAGCGTGCAGGAAGCGCTCATTCACGGCGGCATCGCGAACGATGTCGGCGTGGAACTCGCCTGGACCTCCAGCGACAACTTCACCTCGCCGGAGAAGGCGCGTGAGATCCTGTCGCAGTATCACGGCCTGCTCGTGCCGGGCGGTTTTGGTGTGCGTGGCGTGGATGGCATGATCGAAGCCATCCGGGCCGCACGGGAAATGCAGTTGCCGTTCTTCGGTATCTGCCTCGGCATGCAGGTGGCCATCATCGAGTTCTCGCGGCACGTGCTCGGTCTCGACGACAGTCACTCGAGCGAGTTCGCTCCCGAGTGCAGCAATCCGGTGGTCTCACTCATGGACTCGCAGCGGGAAGTCACCGACAAGGGTGGCACCATGCGTCTCGGTGCGTATCCGTGCCGGCTGCAGCGGGGGTCGCGCGCCGCGGAGATCTACGGCCAGCCCGAAGTGAGTGAACGCCACCGTCATCGCTACGAAGTCTCCAATCGCTATCGCGAGAAGTTCATCGAGCACGGCCTGCGACTCAGCGGCCTCTCGCCCGACGAAACGCTCGTGGAGATGATCGAGCTTCCGTCGCACCCGTGGTTCATCGGATGTCAGTTCCACCCCGAGCTGCAGTCACGTCCGTTGCGTCCGCATCCGCTGTTTGCCGGCTTCATCGCCGCGGCGGAGCGTCGGCGGCGTGAAGAGCAGGGAGGGCACGACCGCGATCCGCAGACGGCTCCGGTCTCGGCCCCTGCGCTGGCCCACGTCAATCAGTGACCGGTCGATCCATGTCTCCGCTGTTCCCCGACGATCGCCTGTTTCTCATCGCCGGCCCCTGTCAGCTCGAAGACGACACGCTCAATCTGCGCGTTGGTGAGATGCTCGCCCGGCTCGCCGAGCATGTCCCGGGTGGCATCATCTACAAGGCGAGCTTCGACAAGGCCAACCGCTCCAATGTCGACGGCGTGCGCGGGCCCGGTCTCGAAGCCGGGCTGGCCGCGCTCGATCGTGTGCGTGCGGCCACGGGGCTGCCCATTCTCACCGATGTGCACGAAGCCTCGCAGTGTGCGGCCGCGGCACAGGTGGTGGACGTGTTGCAGATCCCCGCGTTTCTCTGCCGACAGACCGATCTGCTGCTCGCGGCCGGCGCCACCGGCAAAGCGGTGAACGTGAAGAAGGGTCAGTGGATGCATCCCGAAGGCATGCGGGGCGCGGTGCGGAAAGTCGAAGCCGGCGCCGCGCTCGCCGGACGTGAAAGTGGTGCACTGGCCGTCACCGAACGCGGCACCTTTTTCGGATACGGCGATCTGGTGGTGGACATGCGCACGTTCACGCGCATGCGCGAAGCCACCGGGGTGCCGGTCATTTTCGACGCCACGCACAGTGTGCAGCGCCCGGGGCAGGGCGCCGGCGGCACGAGTGGGGGCGCGCGGGAATTCATTCCGCCACTCACCTTCGCGGCCGTCGCCGCGGGCGCACAGGGACTCTTTCTCGAGACGCACCCCGATCCCGATCACGCGCCCAGCGATGGACCGAACATGATCCCGCTGGACAAGCTCGCCGATCTCATCGCGCGCACGGTGGACATCTGGGATCGCGTGCGCGCATGATGGACGGGAAGACCGACGTTGTGACGGACGACGCAACCGCCGATGTCCTGCCACCACTCGTGGTGCACCCGCCGCGCATCGATCCCGCGCTGGCGCGTCGCATCCGGCTGGTCTGCTTCGATGTGGATGGAGTGCTCACCGACGGCGGGGTCTACCTCGGTGCTTCCACCAACGACATCCGGACGCCGTTCGAACTGAAGCGCTACGACATCCAGGACGGCCTGGGCACGGTGCTGCTGCGTTCGTGCGGACTCGAACTCGCGATCATCACGGGACGGGTGTCGGACAGCGTGGCGCAACGGGCGCGCGAGTTGCGCATCGACATCTGCGTGCAGGACCCGCATGCCCGGAAACTGCCGGCGCTGCAGGCCCTCTGCGCCGAACGTGGTTTCGCGTTGGATGAAATCGCCTTCGTGGGTGACGATCTCCCCGATCTCGCAGTGATGCGCGTGGTGGGGCTGCCCGTGGCCGTGGGCAACGCCGTACCCGAAGTCCGTCGCGTGGCGCGGTTGCAGCTCACCCGTCATGGTGGACATGGCGCCGTGCGGGAGTTCACCGAAGCGCTGCTCGACGCGCGTGGCGAGTGGATCGATGCCGTCGAACGTTATGTCCGGAGTCGCAGCGAGCCTGTGAATTCCGCTTCCCCAACCGGCACGAGTGCATGAGCGCTGCATCGGATAGCACGACGGTCCCCCCACCGACGATCGCATCGAGGACCGCACCAACGTCCACATCGCCAGCTGCATCGATCGATGCGGCGCAGATCCTCGCGTGGGGCCGTCGTGTGCTGTCGCTCGAAGCCGACGCGCTGCGCACGTCGGAAACCGCGCTGGACGACACGTTCGTCCAGGCCGTGACGCTGCTGGCGGCCTGTCGCGGTCGGGTGATCGTGGCCGGTGTGGGCAAGTCGGGACTCGTCGGCCGCAAGATGGCCGCGACGTTCACGTCCACCGGCACACCGGCGATGTTCCTGCATCCGGTGGAGAGTGTGCATGGCGATCTCGGCATCGTCGGACCGGACGATGTGGCCATCCTCATCTCCAAGAGTGGCGAGAGTGAGGAGCTGCTGGGGCTCATCGAAGCGCTGGCCCGTCTGGGTGTGCACATGATCGCGATGACCGCGGTGCCGGGTTCCCGCCTCGCGCGGCACGCCGATGTCACGCTCGATCTCCTCGTGAAGGAAGAGGCCTGCCCGCACGATCTCGCGCCCACCACCAGCACCACGGTCACGCTGGCGCTGGGTGATGCGCTGGCGGTGGCCCTGCTGCAGCACAAAGGATTCCGCGCCGAGGACTTCGCCCGCTTTCATCCGGGCGGGGCACTGGGGCGCCGATTGCTCACCCGGGTGAGCGATGTGATGGAAACGGGCAATCTGCCCGTGCTCGATCGGCATGCTACCATGCGGGAAGCCGTGGTCCTGCTGGCCGGCCGCCGTGGACTGGCGGTCGTGGTGGAACAGGAACGCGTGTGCGGGGTCGTCACGGCAGGTGATCTCACACGCCTGCTGGAGCGACAGGAGCCGCGGGAACCGCAGGCGGATGTGCTGGCATTGCCGGTGACATCGGTGATGACCGCCACACCACGACTGGCGATGGATCATGAACTGGGGAGTGCGGTAGTGCATCGTATGGAGACATACGGCATCATGGCGATGCCGGTCATCGACGCCGCAGAACGTCTGGTGGGCGTGGTGCATCTGCACGATCTCATGCGGGCGGGTGCGGCGTGAGGCTGCGCACCCTGCTGCTGAGTGTCGTCGGCACGGCCATGCTGCTCGGCGCGGCCTGCCCACGAAAGGGCAAGACGGTTCCCAAGGCTGCACCGGCCAAGTCGGCCCTCCCCGATTCGGCCGATCAGATCGCCTTCGGCGCGCGGGTCATTCTCACCGACAAGGGCGTCAACAAGGGCGAACTGCTTGCCGACACCTCGCTCACCTACGACGACGGCACCCGCCTCGAACTGCGTCGCATCAATCTCACGTTCTACAACTCGCTCGGTCAGAAGGACGGCACCATGACGGCGCGGGCGGGCACGTACAACATGCGCCTGTCGCGCATCGAAGCCCGCGGTGATGTCGTGGTGGTGCGGGATGACGGCAAACGCCTGACCTCGCAGCAGGTCGTCTTCGACCAGGTGCGCAATCAGTTCTTCACCGATTCGGCGTTCGTGCTGAACGAACCCAACAAGGTGTTCACCGGTGTGGGTTTCGAGTCCGATCCCCGCCTGACGAACTTCCGGTGCCTCAAGGAGTGTAAGGGCACCGCACCGGTGCAGGTACCCACGCGGTGAAGCAATCCGCTCTGGTGGCTGCGTCGGTACGTCTGACCATCGTGGCCTTGCTCACGCTGGCCGCCGGTTGCGGTGTACTTGGACGGGGCAGCTCCCGCACGCCCACCACGCCCAAACCGGCGCCGGGGCAGACACCGCCGGGAGGGGTCGCGGTCATGCCGTCTCCCGCACGGCCCGACTCCGCTCGTACTGATGCGGCCCGTCCGGATTCGACGCCGCGCACGCCACCGGCCCGCACCGATTCCGCACTCCGCGTCGACTCGGCGCAGCGTGCGGACAGCGTCGCCCGGGCCACCGCCGAAGCCGCCCGTGTGCAGGCCATTCGTGACAGCACCGCCCGCGCCGATTCCATTGCCCGCGCTGCCGAAGCGAAGAAGAAGGCGCGCCCCGCCACGCGGCCCTGTGTGCTCGACTTTGCCGACTCGCCACCGGAAACACGATTGCTCTACAGCCGCGTGACCGATTCGATCTCCAACACCTTCATCGGTGGTGGATTCGTGGGACGCTGTCAGGGGGAGAACAACCGGATCCGCGCCGACAGTGCGGAGCAGTTCCAGGCGCCGGGCATCGTGAATCTGTATGGCAACGTGACGTACGAAGAACCGGGCAAGGTGCAGATCACCGCGTCGCACGCCACGTACTTCACGCGTGAAGGCCGTCTCTACGCCGATGGCAACGTGACGGCCACGCAGATCGGCACCGGCAGCAGCTTCTCCGGACCGAACATCGAGTACTATCGCGCCATGCCCGACCGGCCGGTCTCGCGCATGATCGCGCCGTCGCGCTCCACGGCCCGGGTGATCGAGAAGGACAGTCTCGGACGCATTGGTCCGCCCACCGTCATCGTGGCCAATCGTTTCGAAGATGCCGGCGATTCGCTGCTCATGGCATGGGGCGATGTCACCATCGACCGCGAGCAACTCAACGGCCGGGCGGACTCCTCGTCGTTCGACAAGATCGGCGAAAAGGCGCGGCTCGTGCGCGGCGCGCGCATCACCAACCGCGACACGGCCCAACGCTTCGTGCTGGTGGGCGACACCATCGACATGTACAGCACCAACCGGGAACTCGATCGGGTGGTGGCCATGCACAAGGCCTCCGCCACCAACGACGACATGGTGCTGGAATCCGAACGCATCGACATGCGTCTCGAAGACAAGGTGCTGAAGGAAGCCTTCGCATTTGGCGGCGGGCGGGCCAAGGCCCACACCTCGCAGCAGGATGTGGAAGCGGATTCGCTGCGCATCCTGCTCGCCGAGAAACGGGTGCGGGAGGTCCACGCCGTGGGCGGCGCCGTGGCCATCGGCACGCCAGACAGCCTGCGCATCAAGACCACCGAGAAGGACATCCTGCGCGGCGACCGGGTCTTTGCCTATTTCGACAGCACGCCACCTGTCGGAACCGATACGGTGCGCAAGACCCGCATCCAGGAAATCCGGGCCCTGGGCAATGCCAGTTCGCTGTTCCACATGGCCAACAGCAAAGGACGCAATGCGCCCCCCGGCATCAACTATGTGCGGGGCGCGCGGATCTTCGTCCATTTCGACACCGGTGCCGTGCGCACCGTGCGAGTAGATTCAGCAGCATCGGGTCTGTATCTCGAACCCGAGCCCGACAGTCTATCGGACAGCACCCGAAGGGCGCCGGCCTCCGGTCGCCGGTCGGGTGCGCCTCCCGACACCGCGGCGAAGGCGCCTCCCCGGCGACCTCCTCCGGGGCCGGGCAGACGCGATCCGATCGACACCCCTGTGCTTCCCGTTGCCTCCCGTTCGTTCCTGCCGCAGCGCCTCACCGATCCCCAGCGATATCCATGAGCGATTCACACTCCCCATCACCGTTCGCTCCGCCAGCCGACATCGCGTCGCTGGTGGACCGGGCCGTGCTTGGCGATCGCTCGCTGGCCGTTGCGCTCGAGGCGATCATCGAAGGTGCATCGGCGGAAGGCACGACCCCGCTGCATCACGTGGCCACGCGCTTCATCGAACGCCATGCGGAAACGCATCACGCCGAAGCCCAGCGTCTGGCTCCCGATGAAGTCCGGCAGCATCTGGCGTCGTCAGTGCTGCCACGCCTGGCAGGCGCGCAGGTCATCGAGCCGTGGGAACGAGGCACCGATCCAGAGGCGCACATCCGCATCCGGCCGGCCGTCTGGGTGGAACTGGCGCCCCGCCGCGAGGAGGTTGCGCGCCGGCTGCATCAGACCGGCGAACATCGGCGTCCCGTTCCGGCACCGGTCGCTCCGGTACACACGCCGCTGGCCAACGGATCGGTGCTCAGCGCCGAGGGGCTGGTGAAGATGTACCGCGGCCGCAAGGTGGTGAACGACGTCGCGTTGCGGGTGGCGCAGGGGGAGATTGTCGGTCTCCTGGGCCCCAACGGCGCCGGCAAGACCACCACGTTCTACATGCTGGTAGGCCTCATCGCCCCGCAGCTCGGCCGTATTCATCTCGACGGGAAAGACATCACCCGGATGCCCATGTATCAGCGGGCCCGTCAGGGGATCGGTTACCTCTCCCAGGAACCCTCCATCTTCCGCAAGCTCACCGTGGAAGAGAACATTCTGGCAATCCTGGAGACACTGCCTCTGTCCGGTGAGGACCGTACGAAACGCCTCGAATCGCTGCTCGATGAACTGAAAATCAAGCATCTCCGGAAGAGCCGTGCCTACCAGTTGTCGGGCGGTGAACGGCGGCGCCTCGAGATCACGCGCGCGCTCGTCACCGAACCCAAGTTCATGATGCTCGACGAACCGTTTGCCGGCGTCGATCCCATCGCGGTGCACGACATCCAGTCCATCGTGGCCGATCTGCGTACGCGAGGCATCGGGGTGCTGATCTCCGACCACAATGTCGAACAGACGCTCGATATCGTCGACCGCGCTTACATCATGTTCGAAGGCCAGGTGAAAGTCTCCGGCACTGTGCGGGAACTCGTCTTCGATGAAGCGGTGGCCAAGGACTATCTCGGTCCCACGCTGTCGGCGCGTCTGCGCTCGCGTTTCCTCGAAAGCGAATCGGCACGCCGGGTGGAGAGCAGGGAGGAGGCGCTCACCGCATGAGGACCGGCCTGCAGCAGACCACCGGACTCCGCCAGGAGCTCAAGGTCAATCCACGCCTCTACCAGGCGATGGATCTGCTGTACATGCCGCTGCTGGATCTGCAGCAGCACCTCAAGCAGGAGTTGCTCACCAATCCCTTCCTCGAACTCGTCGAACCCGAGGACGACGACGACGACGTGCCCGAAGCCGAGGAAGCCGCCGAACCGCAGGACCTCACCGAACCAGAAGCGCCCGCCGAACCGGAGCCGGAAAAGACCGGTGACGA
The nucleotide sequence above comes from Gemmatimonas aurantiaca. Encoded proteins:
- a CDS encoding TerC family protein — encoded protein: MPTTSWWIGFNALVLVLLALDLGVFNRKAHAVSVKEALGWSVVWISLAIGFGLWIGHEMGRQSMLEFYAGYLVEQALSVDNLFVFILVFGYFRIPPELQHRVLFWGILGALLMRGAMIGAGAVLIAQFHWVIYIFGVFLVITGIRMAMGSNEEISPEANPVIRFVRRVIPITTRFHGEHFFVREPIKPGGAARLVATPLFVVLVLVETTDIVFAVDSIPAIFGVTRNPFLVYTSNVFAILGLRSMYFVLANVITKFHLLKYGLAVVLSFVGVKMLLSEIRPLGIGLSLGVVAVVLLGSVVLSLVFPKKE
- the kdsB gene encoding 3-deoxy-manno-octulosonate cytidylyltransferase: MPVLAVIPARLGATRLPRKPLRLLGGEPIVVRVYQRVVHLGVADHCVVATDHPEVHEACTRRGIPVVMTRDDHPSGTDRVAEVATRPEFSSFDVLLNVQGDEPFVSGEALAGAVQVVTSGLAPIGTAAVPIPLEAQARPDVVKVVCADDRRALYFSRAPIPWLRDPSEMAILAPLVRQHVGVYAYARYALQQWVTWPPHALELIERLEQLRPLAHGLPIGVVTVQATEGGIDTEDDLVRANTHWDVLHAAPAVPANTPSAHRTA
- a CDS encoding CTP synthase, with the protein product MSTTLTPSGQATAPKYIFVTGGVVSSLGKGIAAASLGRLLVERGFRVTMMKLDPYLNVDPGTMSPFQHGEVFVTDDGAETDLDLGHYERFLDRPLSQANNITTGRIYSNVITKERRGEYLGSTVQVIPHITDEIKNAVKRIAPGNDVVLVEIGGTVGDIESLPFLEAIRQFRREVGKENALFVHLTLVPYIAAAGEVKTKPTQHSVRELMEIGIQPDFLICRSEKPLQDDVKRKIGLFCNVDFGAVIESPDVPTIYEIPLAFEQQGFAERVMERLRLTAPTPDLSAWRSMVQRVIHPRERVRICVVGKYTDYIDSYKSVQEALIHGGIANDVGVELAWTSSDNFTSPEKAREILSQYHGLLVPGGFGVRGVDGMIEAIRAAREMQLPFFGICLGMQVAIIEFSRHVLGLDDSHSSEFAPECSNPVVSLMDSQREVTDKGGTMRLGAYPCRLQRGSRAAEIYGQPEVSERHRHRYEVSNRYREKFIEHGLRLSGLSPDETLVEMIELPSHPWFIGCQFHPELQSRPLRPHPLFAGFIAAAERRRREEQGGHDRDPQTAPVSAPALAHVNQ
- the kdsA gene encoding 3-deoxy-8-phosphooctulonate synthase, which produces MSPLFPDDRLFLIAGPCQLEDDTLNLRVGEMLARLAEHVPGGIIYKASFDKANRSNVDGVRGPGLEAGLAALDRVRAATGLPILTDVHEASQCAAAAQVVDVLQIPAFLCRQTDLLLAAGATGKAVNVKKGQWMHPEGMRGAVRKVEAGAALAGRESGALAVTERGTFFGYGDLVVDMRTFTRMREATGVPVIFDATHSVQRPGQGAGGTSGGAREFIPPLTFAAVAAGAQGLFLETHPDPDHAPSDGPNMIPLDKLADLIARTVDIWDRVRA
- a CDS encoding HAD hydrolase family protein, producing MTDDATADVLPPLVVHPPRIDPALARRIRLVCFDVDGVLTDGGVYLGASTNDIRTPFELKRYDIQDGLGTVLLRSCGLELAIITGRVSDSVAQRARELRIDICVQDPHARKLPALQALCAERGFALDEIAFVGDDLPDLAVMRVVGLPVAVGNAVPEVRRVARLQLTRHGGHGAVREFTEALLDARGEWIDAVERYVRSRSEPVNSASPTGTSA
- a CDS encoding KpsF/GutQ family sugar-phosphate isomerase is translated as MSAASDSTTVPPPTIASRTAPTSTSPAASIDAAQILAWGRRVLSLEADALRTSETALDDTFVQAVTLLAACRGRVIVAGVGKSGLVGRKMAATFTSTGTPAMFLHPVESVHGDLGIVGPDDVAILISKSGESEELLGLIEALARLGVHMIAMTAVPGSRLARHADVTLDLLVKEEACPHDLAPTTSTTVTLALGDALAVALLQHKGFRAEDFARFHPGGALGRRLLTRVSDVMETGNLPVLDRHATMREAVVLLAGRRGLAVVVEQERVCGVVTAGDLTRLLERQEPREPQADVLALPVTSVMTATPRLAMDHELGSAVVHRMETYGIMAMPVIDAAERLVGVVHLHDLMRAGAA
- the lptC gene encoding LPS export ABC transporter periplasmic protein LptC, whose protein sequence is MRLRTLLLSVVGTAMLLGAACPRKGKTVPKAAPAKSALPDSADQIAFGARVILTDKGVNKGELLADTSLTYDDGTRLELRRINLTFYNSLGQKDGTMTARAGTYNMRLSRIEARGDVVVVRDDGKRLTSQQVVFDQVRNQFFTDSAFVLNEPNKVFTGVGFESDPRLTNFRCLKECKGTAPVQVPTR
- the lptB gene encoding LPS export ABC transporter ATP-binding protein; translated protein: MANGSVLSAEGLVKMYRGRKVVNDVALRVAQGEIVGLLGPNGAGKTTTFYMLVGLIAPQLGRIHLDGKDITRMPMYQRARQGIGYLSQEPSIFRKLTVEENILAILETLPLSGEDRTKRLESLLDELKIKHLRKSRAYQLSGGERRRLEITRALVTEPKFMMLDEPFAGVDPIAVHDIQSIVADLRTRGIGVLISDHNVEQTLDIVDRAYIMFEGQVKVSGTVRELVFDEAVAKDYLGPTLSARLRSRFLESESARRVESREEALTA